The following coding sequences are from one Triticum aestivum cultivar Chinese Spring chromosome 5A, IWGSC CS RefSeq v2.1, whole genome shotgun sequence window:
- the LOC123104038 gene encoding transcription factor bHLH94, with amino-acid sequence MALEAAVLSRAAAGLFGRCAMAGAGAGGAWNGLFGGGEGLAGLDGGDWDAAVAAACSSMLLPQAAFQELDISAVAATAAPQEESGGRGEMSAAGVGQDDAAPVAAAATGRRKRRRTRMAKNSEEVESQRMTHIAVERNRRKQMNEYLAALRSLMPPSYAQRGDQASIVGGAINFVKELEQLLQTLETHRQARERAAAVDGGEAPPPPFANFFTFPQYSMSATPAPAPAPPANNDEGADGCAEAEASGSKPSAVADVEVTMVESHANLRMLSRRRPRQLLRLLVGLQGHRLTVLHLNMSSAGHMVLYSLSLKVEDDCQLTSVDEIATAAHQIVEKIQEEQELTAAA; translated from the exons ATGGCATTGGAGGCCGCGGTGCTCTCCCGCGCTGCTGCTGGTCTCTTCGGTCGCTGCGCcatggcgggggcgggggcggggggagCTTGGAATGGTCTGTTCGGCGGCGGCGAAGGGCTGGCGGGCTTggacggcggggactgggacgccGCCGTCGCGGCGGCGTGCTCGTCGATGCTGCTGCCTCAAGCTGCGTTCCAGGAGCTGGACatctccgccgtcgccgccactgCCGCTCCGCAGGAGGAGTCCGGAGGTCGCGGCGAGATGAGCGCGGCCGGCGTGGGTCAGGATGATGCTGcgcccgtggcggcggcggcgacggggcggaggaAGCGGCGGCGGACGAGGATGGCCAAGAACTCGGAGGAGGTGGAGAGCCAGCGGATGACCCACATTGCCGTCGAGCGCAACCGCCGCAAGCAGATGAACGAGTACCTCGCCGCGCTCCGCTCTCTCATGCCGCCCTCCTACGCGCAAAGG GGTGATCAGGCGTCCATCGTCGGAGGTGCGATCAACTTCGTCAAGGAGCTGGAGCAGTTGCTCCAGACGCTGGAGACGCACAGGCAGGCCCGGGAACGCGCGGCCGCCGTCGACGGCGGGGaagcgccgccaccgccgttcGCCAACTTCTTCACCTTCCCGCAGTACTCGATGAGCGCCACCCCGGCACCGGCACCAGCACCTCCGGCGAACAACGACGAGGGCGCCGACGGCTGCGCCGAGGCGGAGGCGTCGGGATCAAAGCCGTCGGCGGTGGCGGACGTGGAGGTGACGATGGTGGAGAGCCACGCGAACCTGCGGATGCTGTCCCGGCGGCGGCCGAGGCAGCTGCTGCGGCTGCTGGTGGGGCTGCAGGGCCACCGGCTCACGGTGCTGCACCTCAACATGAGCAGCGCCGGCCACATGGTGCTCTACTCGCTCAGCCTCAAG GTGGAGGACGATTGCCAACTTACCTCCGTGGACGAGATCGCCACCGCGGCCCATCAGATCGTCGAGAAGATCCAGGAAGAGCAAGAGCTTACTGCGGCGGCTTAG